In one Rhinopithecus roxellana isolate Shanxi Qingling chromosome 1, ASM756505v1, whole genome shotgun sequence genomic region, the following are encoded:
- the LOC104657006 gene encoding elongation factor 1-alpha 1, whose product MGKEKTHINIVVIGHVDSGKSTTTGHLIYKCGGIDKRTIEKFEKEAAEMGKGSFKYAWVLDKLKAERERGITIDISLWKFETSKYYVTIIDAPGHRDFIKNMITGTSQADCAVLIVAAGVGEFEAGISKNGQTREHALLAYTLGVKQLIVGVNKMDSTEPPYSQKRYEEIVKEVSTYIKKIGYNPDTVAFVPISGWNGDNMLEPSANMPWFKGWKVTRKDGNASGTTLLEALDCILPPTRPTDKPLRLPLQDVYKIGGIGTVPVGRVETGVLKPGMVVTFAPVNVTTEVKSVEMHHEALSEALPGDNVGFNVKNVSVKDVRRGNVAGDSKNDPPMEAAGFTAQVIILNHPGQISAGYAPVLDCHTAHIACKFAELKEKIDRRSGKKLEDGPKFLKSGDAAIVDMVPGKPMCVESFSDYPPLGRFAVRDMRQTVAVGVIKAVDKKAAGAGKVTKSAQKAQKAK is encoded by the coding sequence atgggaaaggaaaagacTCATATCAACATTGTCGTCATTGGACACGTAGATTCGGGCAAGTCCACCACTACTGGCCATCTGATCTACAAATGCGGTGGCATCGACAAAAGAACCATTGAAAAATTTGAGAAGGAGGCTGCTGAGATGGGAAAGGGCTCCTTCAAGTATGCCTGGGTCTTGGATAAACTGAAAGCTGAGCGGGAACGTGGTATCACCATTGATATCTCCTTgtggaaatttgagaccagcaagtATTATGTGACTATCATTGATGCCCCAGGACACagagacttcatcaaaaacatGATTACAGGGACATCTCAGGCTGACTGTGCTGTCCTAATTGTTGCTGCTGGTGTTGGTGAATTTGAAGCTGGTATCTCCAAGAATGGGCAGACCCGAGAGCATGCTCTTCTGGCTTACACACTGGGTGTGAAACAACTAATTGTTGGTGTTAACAAAATGGATTCCACTGAGCCACCCTACAGCCAGAAGAGATACGAGGAAATTGTTAAGGAAGTCAGCACTTACATTAAGAAAATTGGCTACAACCCCGACACAGTAGCATTTGTGCCAATTTCTGGTTGGAATGGTGACAACATGCTGGAGCCAAGTGCTAACATGCCTTGGTTCAAGGGATGGAAGGTCACCCGTAAGGATGGCAATGCCAGTGGAACCACGCTGCTTGAGGCTCTGGACTGCATCCTACCACCAACTCGTCCAACTGACAAGCCCTTGCGCCTGCCTCTCCAGGATGTCTACAAAATTGGTGGTATTGGTACTGTTCCTGTTGGCCGAGTGGAGACTGGTGTTCTCAAACCCGGTATGgtggtcacctttgctccagtcaaCGTAACGACTGAAGTAAAATCTGTCGAAATGCACCATGAAGCTTTGAGTGAAGCTCTTCCTGGGGACAACGTGGGCTTTAATGTCAAGAATGTGTCTGTCAAGGATGTTCGTCGTGGCAACGTTGCTGGTGACAGCAAAAACGACCCACCAATGGAAGCAGCTGGCTTCACTGCTCAGGTGATTATCCTGAACCATCCAGGCCAAATAAGTGCTGGCTATGCCCCTGTGTTGGATTGCCACACGGCTCACATTGCATGCAAGTTTgctgagctgaaggaaaagattGATCGCCGTTCTGGTAAAAAACTGGAAGATGGCCCTAAATTCTTGAAGTCTGGTGATGCTGCCATTGTTGATATGGTTCCTGGCAAGCCTATGTGTGTTGAGAGCTTCTCAGACTATCCACCTTTGGGTCGCTTTGCTGTTCGTGATATGAGGCAGACAGTTGCGGTGGGTGTCATCAAAGCAGTGGACAAGAAGGCTGCTGGAGCTGGCAAGGTCACCAAGTCTGCCCAGAAAGCTCAGAAGGCTAAATGA